Proteins from one Peromyscus eremicus unplaced genomic scaffold, PerEre_H2_v1 PerEre#2#chr22_unloc_1, whole genome shotgun sequence genomic window:
- the Plk5 gene encoding LOW QUALITY PROTEIN: inactive serine/threonine-protein kinase PLK5 (The sequence of the model RefSeq protein was modified relative to this genomic sequence to represent the inferred CDS: inserted 2 bases in 2 codons; substituted 1 base at 1 genomic stop codon): protein MRPGGLGHPQDPHASPESLRGVSVVDGSHPLHLQQKPGTLTPAAKEAPASNSHQPCSTSYTEFTPECSQGDTKTQTPGAGLSAEEPAESSGPQFPRWVNRVLSTGPRRRRDGSVVELSLAPGWRQPLGSGPAPAAGRAAQSSERRCRRTGWRSPRPTLRARAHPAQMEPRSQRRRRSRPLVAAFLRDPGSGRVYRRGKLIGKGAFSRCYKLTDMSTSAVFALKVVPRGGAGRLRLRGKVEREIALHSRLRHRNIVAFHAHFADRDHVYMVLEYCSRQVLLQSLAHVLKARRTLTEPEVRYYLRGLVSGLRYLHQQRIVHRDLKPSNFFLNKNMEVKIGDLGLAARVGPTGHCHRVLCGTPSFQAPEVVSRSGHSCKSDIWALGCTCTRCXQAPPPFAGAPLSEMYQNIRDGHYPEPTHLSPSARSLITRLLAPNPAERPSLDHLLQDDFFTQGFTPERLPAHSCHSAPVFAXPPPLGRLFRKVGRLLLTRCRPPCPFTPKEASGPGEEGXEPDCMESSSEEGAPLCAESRVHLLSLGTLQTDLADPKGDLAPQVEAATRKMHLCLDAGPMAAQDPPGEQQPVLWAPKWVDYSLKYGFGYQLSDGGSGVLFRDGSHMALRPPGGHVSYQPDRGTLWTFALRDVPSPLRAKLAVLRLFACYMQRRLREEGTVSTPVAPASPDFSLLTFAADSQALVLLFSNGTVQVSSRASQTQLVLSGEGQGFLLTLWEPGGPRTGLSYSLEVLRSHGCPPAMHQHLCHGLRLLQRVQ, encoded by the exons ATGCGGCCGGGAGGCCTGGGCCACCCGCAGGACCCACACGCAAGCCCCGAGAGTCTCCGGGGAGTCTCGGTGGTGGACGGCAGCCACCCCCTCCACCTGCAGCAG AAACCGGGGACCCTCACCCCAGCCGCAAAGGAGGCACCGGCAAGTAACTCGCATCAGCCTTGTTCCACAAGCTACACGGAGTTCACCCCGGAGTGCTCCCAGGGGGACACTAAGAC ACAGACTCCTGGGGCCGGCCTCTCTGCAGAGGAACCAGCCGAgtcctctgggcctcagtttccccggtGGGTGAACCGGGTGCTGTCAACAGGTCCCAGGAGGCGCAGGGATGGGAGCGTGGTAGAACTGAGCCTGGCTCCGGGTTGGCGCCAACCTCTCGGCTCCGG ACCCGCTCCGGCGGCTGGGCGGGCGGCCCAGAGCAGCGAGCGGCGCTGCAGGCGCACTGGGTGGCGCAGTCCGCGGCCCACCCTGCGCGCCCGGGCCCACCCCGCGCAGATGGAGCCCCGGTcccagcggcggcggcggagccGCCCGCTGGTGGCCGCCTTCCTGCGCGACCCGGGCTCGGGGCGCGTGTACCGGCGCGGGAAGCTGATCGGCAAG GGCGCCTTCAGCCGCTGCTACAAGCTCACCGACATGTCCACCAGCGCGGTGTTCGCCCTCAAGGTGGTgccgcggggcggggcggggcggctgCGCCTGCGCGGGAAg GTGGAGCGTGAGATCGCCCTGCACAGCCGCCTGCGCCACCGCAACATCGTGGCCTTCCACGCACACTTCGCGGACCGCGACCACGtgtacatggtgctggagtactGCAGCCGCCAG GTCCTCCTACAGTCCCTGGCTCACGTGCTGAAGGCGCGTCGGACCCTGACCGAGCCTGAGGTGCGCTATTACCTTCGGGGCCTGGTCAGCGGCCTGCGCTACCTGCACCAGCAGCGCATAGTGCACAGGGACCTGAAGCCCA gtAATTTCTTCCTTAACAAGAACATGGAGGTGAAGATCGGAGACCTGGGGCTGGCTGCCCGGGTGGGGCCCACCGGTCACTGTCACAG GGTGCTCTGTGGGACTCCAAGCTTCCAGGCTCCTGAGGTGGTGTCCCGAAGTGGACACTCCTGCAAGTCTGACATCTGGGCTCTGGGCTGCACAT GTACACGGTGCTGACAGGCACCCCCGCCCTTTGCCGGGGCGCCCTTGTCGGAGATGTACCAGAATATCCGGGACGGCCACTACCCCGAGCCCACGCACCTGTCGCCCAGCGCCCGCAGCCTCATCACGCGGCTGCTGGCGCCCAATCCTGCCGAGCGGCCCAGCCTGGACCACCTACTCCAAGACGACTTCTTTACCCAG GGCTTCACCCCCGAGCGGCTGCCCGCACACTCCTGCCACAGCGCGCCCGTCTTTG TTCCGCCCCCGCTGGGCAGACTGTTCCGAAAAGTGGGCCGGCTCCTGCTGACCCGGTGCCGGCCGCCCT GTCCCTTCACCCCAAAAGAGGCTTCAGGCCCTGGAGAGGAAG CAGAACCTGACTGCATGGAGTCCAGCAGTGAG GAAGGGGCTCCTCTCTGCGCTGAGAGCCGCGTCCACCTGCTCTCTCTCGGGACGCTGCAGACGGACCTGGCGG ACCCGAAGGGGGACTTGGCACCTCAGGTGGAGGCGGCAACCAGGAAAATGCACCTCTGCTTGGACGCAGGACCTATGG CTGCACAGGACCCCCCAGGGGAGCAGCAGCCTGTCCTCTGGGCCCCCAAGTGGGTGGATTACTCCCTCAAGTACGGCTTTGGCTACCAGCTGTCGGATGGGGGCAGCGGCGTGCTGTTTCGGGACGGCTCCCACATGGCCCTGCGCCCCCCAGGAGG CCATGTCTCCTACCAACCTGACCGAGGGACTCTGTGGACCTTCGCCCTGAGGGACGTCCCCAGCCCGCTTCGGGCCAAGCTGGCTGTCCTGCGGCTCTTTGCCTGTTACATGCAGAGGCGCCTGCGGGAG GAGGGGACTGTGTCCACGCCTGTGGCGCCTGCCTCTCCCGACTTCTCTCTGTTGACCTTCGCTGCCGACTCCCAGGCTTTGGTCCTGCTCTTTAGCAATGGGACGGTGCAG gtcagctccagggcatcccaAACCCAGCTGGTGCTGAGTGGAGAGGGCCAAGGCTTTCTGCTCACGCTGTGGGAGCCAGGAGGACCCAGGACGGGTCTCTCCTACTCCCTGGAAGTCCTGCGGAGCCACGGATGCCCCCCCGCCATGCACCAGCACCTGTGCCACGGGCTGCGCCTGCTGCAGCGTGTCCAATGA